TGCTGCAATTTTTAGTGGTATAAAAACGCTTAACAATATTTTTAAAAAAGAAAAATATTGGTAAACATTTGAAATTTCTTGTTTTATTTTGATTTTCTCAAAAATCAAACAAAACTTACAAAAATCGAGCCGATTATTGTAACGCAAAAAGGCTGATGACCCAAGAGCCATCAGCCATTTTATGGAGCCGATTTAAAAACCGACTCCTTTTACAATTACTTAAGTGTAACTGTAGCACCAGCTTCTTCAAGTTTCTTCTTAAGTTCTTCGCCTTCTTCTTTAGAAACGCCTTCTTTAAGAACTTGAGGAGCGCCTTCAACTAGGTCTTTAGCTTCTTTAAGACCAAGGCCAGTTGCTTCACGAACTGCTTTAATTACAGCTACTTTGTTAGCACCGAAAGAAGTCAACTCAACGTTGAATTCAGATTGTTCTTCAGCAGCAGCAGCAGCGCCACCAGCTGGAGCAGCAACAGCAACAGCTGCAGCTGAAACGTTGAATTTCTCTTCGAAAGCAGAAATTAATTCAACAAGTTCAAGAACAGTTTTTTCAGCAACTGCGTTTAAGATTTCTTCGTTAGTTAAAGCCATGAGAATAACTCCAAATGGATATTGAATGGTGTGTAAAATTGATTAAGCAGCTTCTGACTCGTTTTTCTCTTTGAGCGCTGTAATAAGGCGACCCAATTTCGAAATAGGAGCTTGAAGGACAGAGGCAAGCATAGTAAGAGCTTTCTCTTGGTTCGGAAGGTTTGCAATTACGCTAACGTCAGCACCTTGATAAACTTTGCCGTCAAATGCAGCAGCTTTTAACTCAAATGCTTTGTTAGTTTTAGCAAATTCTTCGAACAAACGTGCAGCTGCACCCATGTCATCTTCAGAAGTTGAAAAACCTAGAATTGTTGGACCAACAAGGTTGTCGTTCAAGATATTGAATTGAGTATCTTGAAGTGCGCGTTTAGCCAAAGTGTTACGTACAATACGTGTAGAAACACCTAACTTACGAGCTTCAACACGAAGTGTTGTTAATTGCTCTACGCTTAAGCCTTGGTAGTCAGCAACAACGGCTGCAAACGCCTTAGAAGCAACTTCACTTACTTCCGCAACGATCTGTTTTTTGTCTTCAATAAGAAGAGCCATTGTAAAACCTCCTAAGGTGATTTATGTACCCACTGGGCACACTCCCAATTCGTAAGCCTTTCGACTTACACGCGGAGGAGGAACAAATCACACCACCGCGTCTACGCAGGCTGTTTTATTAAGAAAAGTGCTATTCGAAAACAACATCTTCTCGCCTGAGGTCTTTGACGCTGATAAATTCTCATTTATCAATTCAAAGTCCGCCTGATGAGTAAGGGATAAGGCTTTAGCCTCCCCCAACCTAATAGAAAAATATTTCTATTTAGGCTCTGTCCTCTATCAGGACTTTAAAATTCTTTACTAAGTCTAAACTTAGTTAGAAACGTTGTTTACATCCACAGTAAGACCAGGACCCATAGTTGAGCTCAAAGTGATCTTTTTGATGTATACACCTTTAGAAGTCGCAGGTTTTAACTTTTTCAAGTCAGCAACTAAGGTTTCAACGTTTTGACGGATAGCAGCAGCATCAAAGCCTAATTGACCGATCGCAGCATGGATAATACCCGCTTTGTCTACACGGTAACGAGCCTGACCAGATTTAGCGTTTTTAACAGCATTCGCTACATCAGGAGTTACAGTACCAACTTTAGGGTTTGGCATTAAACCACGTGGACCAAGAATTGTACCGAGCTTACCAACAACACGCATAGCGTCAGGAGCAGCGATTACAACATCAAAGTCAAGGTTTCCACCTTGGATGCTTTCAGCAAGGTCATCAAAACCTACAACATCAGCACCAGCTTCTTTAGCAGCTTCTGCTTGAGCGCCTTGAGCAAATACAGCTACACGTACAGTTTTACCAGTACCTGCAGGTAATGTAGTTGCGCCACGAACAACCTGATCAGATTTACGTGGATCTACACCCAAGTTTACAGCTACGTCCAAAGATTCTTTGAACTTTGCAGCAGGTAGGCTGTTAAGAACTTGTACCGCTTCTTCCAAAGTGTAAACTTTGTTTGCTTCAACAGCAGCAGCAATGGCTTTTTGACGTTTAGTTAACTTTGCCATGTCTTATAGCTCCACTTCCAAGCCCATAGAACGTGCAGAACCAGCGATGGTACGAACACGTGCGTCTAAATCAGCACCAGTTAAATCTGGCTCTTTAGTAGTCGCAATTTCTTCTAACTGAGCACGAGTCAACTTACCAACTTTAGTTTTGTTTGGTACAGATGAACCCTTTTGAATACCAGCTGCTTTCTTAAGAAGAATAGAAGCTGGAGGAGTTTTCATGATGAATGTGAACGACTTGTCG
This genomic stretch from Acinetobacter pittii harbors:
- the rplK gene encoding 50S ribosomal protein L11, with translation MAKKIDGYIKLQVPAGKANPSPPIGPALGQRGVNIMAFCKEFNAATQKVEPGLPIPVVITVYNDKSFTFIMKTPPASILLKKAAGIQKGSSVPNKTKVGKLTRAQLEEIATTKEPDLTGADLDARVRTIAGSARSMGLEVEL
- the rplA gene encoding 50S ribosomal protein L1 gives rise to the protein MAKLTKRQKAIAAAVEANKVYTLEEAVQVLNSLPAAKFKESLDVAVNLGVDPRKSDQVVRGATTLPAGTGKTVRVAVFAQGAQAEAAKEAGADVVGFDDLAESIQGGNLDFDVVIAAPDAMRVVGKLGTILGPRGLMPNPKVGTVTPDVANAVKNAKSGQARYRVDKAGIIHAAIGQLGFDAAAIRQNVETLVADLKKLKPATSKGVYIKKITLSSTMGPGLTVDVNNVSN
- the rplL gene encoding 50S ribosomal protein L7/L12; its protein translation is MALTNEEILNAVAEKTVLELVELISAFEEKFNVSAAAVAVAAPAGGAAAAAEEQSEFNVELTSFGANKVAVIKAVREATGLGLKEAKDLVEGAPQVLKEGVSKEEGEELKKKLEEAGATVTLK
- the rplJ gene encoding 50S ribosomal protein L10, encoding MALLIEDKKQIVAEVSEVASKAFAAVVADYQGLSVEQLTTLRVEARKLGVSTRIVRNTLAKRALQDTQFNILNDNLVGPTILGFSTSEDDMGAAARLFEEFAKTNKAFELKAAAFDGKVYQGADVSVIANLPNQEKALTMLASVLQAPISKLGRLITALKEKNESEAA